A single region of the Aurantiacibacter sp. MUD11 genome encodes:
- the hrcA gene encoding heat-inducible transcriptional repressor HrcA: MASPPISELTNRAREIFRLVVEDYLASGQPVGSKTLAQRGEVNLSPASIRSVLSELESFGLLAAPHTSAGRMPTDLGLRLFVDGIMQVAEPTREERAAIEKQLAEPGPIEEALENTSALLSSLSGAAGMVMVPQREQRLAQINLVPLDERRALAVLVGEDGNVENRVLQLAEPASASALQEASNYISAKLGGRTLNEAAKAMQAEIASGRSALDEASRQLVETGIATWSTDASKRPVLIVRGASNLLDESAVSDLDRVRQLLDDLENKQSVAQLLDSAREAESTRIFIGAENRLFALSGSSVIAAPYRDREGRVVGVLGVIGPTRLNYARVVPMVDFTAHSLGKRIG; the protein is encoded by the coding sequence ATGGCTTCTCCACCGATCTCCGAATTGACCAACCGCGCACGGGAGATTTTCCGCCTGGTGGTGGAGGATTACCTCGCCAGCGGACAGCCGGTCGGCTCCAAGACCTTGGCGCAGCGCGGGGAAGTGAACCTGTCTCCTGCTTCCATCCGCTCGGTGCTGAGCGAGCTGGAGAGCTTCGGGCTGCTCGCCGCGCCACATACCAGCGCCGGACGGATGCCGACCGACCTTGGTCTGCGGCTGTTCGTCGACGGCATCATGCAGGTGGCCGAGCCGACGCGCGAGGAGCGCGCCGCGATCGAGAAGCAGCTTGCCGAACCCGGCCCGATCGAGGAGGCGCTGGAGAACACCAGCGCGCTGCTCTCCAGCCTGTCCGGCGCAGCAGGCATGGTAATGGTGCCCCAGCGCGAGCAGCGGCTGGCGCAGATCAACCTCGTGCCACTGGATGAACGCCGCGCCCTCGCGGTGCTGGTGGGCGAGGATGGCAATGTCGAGAACCGCGTTCTCCAGCTTGCCGAACCCGCTTCCGCCAGCGCCTTGCAGGAGGCCAGCAACTACATCTCGGCCAAGCTGGGCGGACGCACGCTGAACGAGGCTGCCAAGGCGATGCAGGCGGAAATCGCCAGCGGTCGCAGCGCGCTGGACGAAGCCAGCAGGCAACTGGTCGAAACCGGGATTGCCACCTGGAGCACCGATGCTTCCAAGCGTCCGGTGCTGATCGTGCGGGGCGCCTCGAACCTGCTGGACGAGAGCGCCGTGAGCGATCTCGACCGTGTCCGACAGCTGCTGGATGACCTTGAAAACAAGCAGTCGGTTGCACAACTTCTGGACAGCGCACGCGAAGCTGAATCGACGCGCATCTTTATCGGCGCGGAAAATCGGCTATTCGCCCTTTCCGGTTCGTCGGTCATCGCCGCCCCCTATCGCGACCGCGAGGGCAGGGTGGTTGGTGTACTCGGCGTGATTGGTCCGACA
- the rph gene encoding ribonuclease PH → MRPSGRAPDEMRAITIETGFTKHAEGSCLISFGDTRVLCTASIEERIPPWLRGKGQGWVTGEYSMLPRATHTRGSREAAKGKQSGRTQEIQRLIGRSLRAVCDMEKLGERQITLDCDVIQADGGTRTASISGAWVALRLAVNELMKAGEIKEDPLTAKIAAISCGIHQGTPVLDLDYDEDSGADADANFVLIEGGQIAEVQATAEGATYDEEGLLRLLRLAQMGCAQIFKAQDEATK, encoded by the coding sequence ATGCGACCTTCCGGCCGCGCGCCCGACGAAATGCGCGCCATCACCATCGAAACCGGCTTCACCAAGCATGCCGAGGGCTCTTGCCTGATCAGCTTTGGCGATACGCGCGTGCTGTGCACCGCTTCCATCGAAGAACGGATCCCGCCGTGGCTGCGCGGCAAGGGCCAGGGCTGGGTCACCGGCGAATATTCGATGCTGCCCCGCGCCACGCACACCCGTGGTTCGCGCGAAGCGGCCAAGGGCAAGCAGAGCGGCCGCACGCAGGAAATTCAGCGACTTATCGGCCGTTCCTTGCGCGCTGTCTGCGACATGGAAAAGCTCGGCGAACGGCAGATCACGCTCGATTGCGACGTGATCCAGGCCGATGGCGGCACCCGCACGGCTTCGATTTCCGGCGCCTGGGTGGCGCTGCGCCTGGCCGTCAACGAGCTGATGAAGGCGGGCGAGATCAAGGAAGACCCGCTCACCGCCAAGATTGCCGCGATTTCCTGCGGCATCCACCAGGGCACCCCGGTGCTGGACCTCGACTATGACGAGGATTCGGGTGCCGATGCCGACGCCAACTTCGTCCTGATCGAAGGCGGCCAGATCGCCGAGGTGCAGGCGACTGCCGAAGGCGCGACCTATGACGAGGAAGGGCTGTTGCGCCTGTTGCGCCTGGCGCAGATGGGCTGTGCACAGATCTTCAAGGCACAGGACGAGGCAACCAAGTGA
- the rdgB gene encoding RdgB/HAM1 family non-canonical purine NTP pyrophosphatase produces the protein MTRKLGGGKLVIATHNAGKLKEIGKLLDPYGLECISAGSLGLPEPPETGKTFVENALIKARAAAEASGLPALADDSGLSVAALDGRPGVYTADWAEKQWFEGEPGRDWYMAMGKVEGMLQAKGPDAPRDCWFSCVLALAWPDGEYAVYEGRADGTLTWPPRGTMGFGYDPVFVPVGREVTFAELQPEEKHAISHRADAFAKLVADQFGQ, from the coding sequence GTGACGCGGAAGCTCGGCGGCGGGAAACTGGTCATTGCCACGCACAACGCGGGCAAGCTGAAGGAGATCGGCAAGCTGCTCGATCCCTATGGGCTGGAGTGCATTTCGGCAGGCTCGCTGGGCCTGCCGGAGCCACCGGAGACCGGCAAGACTTTCGTCGAGAACGCGCTGATCAAGGCGCGGGCGGCGGCCGAGGCTTCGGGCCTCCCCGCCCTCGCCGACGACAGCGGCCTATCCGTGGCGGCGTTGGATGGTCGCCCCGGCGTCTACACCGCCGACTGGGCGGAGAAGCAGTGGTTCGAGGGCGAGCCGGGCCGTGACTGGTACATGGCCATGGGCAAGGTCGAAGGGATGCTGCAGGCCAAGGGGCCGGATGCCCCGCGGGACTGCTGGTTCTCCTGCGTCCTCGCCCTCGCCTGGCCGGACGGCGAATACGCGGTCTACGAAGGCCGCGCCGACGGCACCCTGACCTGGCCGCCACGCGGCACCATGGGGTTCGGATACGACCCGGTCTTCGTGCCCGTTGGCCGCGAGGTGACTTTCGCCGAGCTGCAACCCGAGGAAAAGCACGCCATCAGCCACCGCGCCGATGCCTTCGCCAAGCTGGTGGCAGACCAGTTCGGTCAATAG
- a CDS encoding CAP family protein — MAVLAGVLAVAAPLSAQQRDAINPFAVELLEAHNDAREDVGVPPLAWSSRLAQEAHDWAQHLARQGRMVHAERSLRNGSGENLWMGHAGYYSAGTMVDGFIAERRHFRNGTFPQVSTTGDWRDVGHYTQVIWRDTRELGCAVARGETYDFLVCRYFPAGNVYNRRAY, encoded by the coding sequence TTGGCGGTTCTTGCGGGCGTTCTGGCTGTCGCCGCGCCGCTTTCGGCGCAGCAGCGCGATGCCATCAACCCTTTCGCCGTGGAGCTGCTGGAAGCGCACAACGATGCCCGCGAGGACGTGGGCGTGCCGCCGCTGGCCTGGAGCAGCCGACTGGCGCAGGAGGCTCATGACTGGGCGCAGCACCTCGCTCGGCAAGGCCGCATGGTCCATGCTGAACGCAGCCTGCGCAACGGATCGGGCGAGAACCTGTGGATGGGCCATGCGGGATATTACAGCGCCGGGACCATGGTGGACGGCTTCATCGCCGAGCGTCGCCACTTCCGGAACGGCACCTTTCCGCAGGTGTCGACCACCGGCGACTGGCGCGATGTCGGGCACTACACGCAGGTGATCTGGCGCGACACCCGCGAACTTGGCTGCGCCGTGGCGCGCGGCGAGACCTACGATTTCCTCGTCTGCCGCTATTTCCCCGCCGGGAATGTCTACAACCGTCGCGCCTATTGA
- the hemW gene encoding radical SAM family heme chaperone HemW: MAKALYIHWPFCLAKCPYCDFNSHVRESVEVDVWQEALLADMRHEAQVAGGEALTSVFFGGGTPSLMPPALVETLLREAEALWGFAPNIEITLEANPSSVEAANFASLASAGVNRVSLGLQSLDDAALRFLGRLHNAQEGLNALETAQKAFERVSFDLIYALPDQTESEWREQLARALGHGTGHLSLYQLTIEPGTRFATDVRRGGFTPLDDDRAADLFELTQEMTSAAGLPAYEISNHARPGEESRHNLTYWRYQDYCGVGPGAHGRRGGTATMRHRKPENWLDAVARNGHGLKEERALGVGEQLSEALLMGLRLAEGVDLEALSQRFAIPVERLVASDKLAHYAGLGLAWQDENRIGVTPAGMPLLDALLAELVPDELVTA; encoded by the coding sequence ATGGCCAAAGCGCTCTACATCCACTGGCCCTTCTGCCTCGCCAAGTGCCCGTACTGCGACTTCAACTCGCACGTGCGCGAAAGCGTGGAGGTGGACGTGTGGCAGGAGGCCCTGCTGGCGGACATGCGGCATGAAGCGCAGGTCGCGGGTGGCGAGGCGCTGACCTCGGTCTTCTTTGGTGGCGGCACGCCCTCGCTGATGCCGCCCGCACTGGTCGAGACATTGCTGCGCGAGGCGGAGGCCTTGTGGGGCTTTGCCCCGAACATCGAAATCACGCTGGAGGCCAATCCGTCCTCGGTAGAGGCCGCGAACTTTGCCAGCCTTGCCAGCGCCGGGGTCAATCGCGTTTCTCTGGGGCTGCAATCGCTCGACGATGCGGCGCTCAGGTTCCTTGGCCGATTGCACAATGCTCAAGAGGGACTGAACGCGCTGGAAACGGCACAGAAGGCATTCGAGCGCGTTTCGTTCGACCTGATCTACGCCTTGCCGGACCAGACGGAGTCCGAATGGCGCGAGCAGCTGGCGCGCGCGTTGGGCCACGGCACCGGACACCTTTCGCTCTACCAGTTGACCATCGAGCCCGGCACGCGCTTCGCCACCGATGTTCGGCGCGGCGGCTTTACGCCGCTCGACGATGACCGGGCGGCGGACCTGTTCGAACTGACGCAGGAGATGACCTCTGCCGCCGGCCTGCCAGCCTACGAGATCAGCAACCACGCCCGCCCCGGAGAGGAGAGCCGGCACAACCTCACCTACTGGCGCTACCAGGACTATTGCGGCGTGGGCCCCGGCGCGCACGGGCGGCGTGGCGGGACGGCCACCATGCGCCATCGCAAGCCGGAGAACTGGCTCGATGCCGTTGCCCGCAATGGCCATGGCTTGAAGGAGGAGCGTGCGCTCGGAGTCGGGGAGCAGCTGTCCGAGGCTCTGCTGATGGGGCTGCGGCTTGCCGAGGGCGTCGACCTCGAAGCCCTTTCGCAGCGCTTTGCCATCCCGGTCGAGCGCCTCGTCGCAAGCGACAAGCTGGCGCATTACGCGGGGCTCGGCCTCGCCTGGCAGGACGAAAATCGGATCGGCGTCACGCCTGCCGGCATGCCGCTGCTCGATGCCCTGCTGGCGGAACTGGTGCCAGACGAACTGGTGACCGCATGA
- a CDS encoding tyrosine recombinase XerC, with amino-acid sequence MSRADLLEEWHGHLATGRRRSPHTVRAYVATAARLLDGLDLADWPAVAAVTMRDLRGHLASRRAEGIGNASAARELSALKGFIAFAREQVGAEPGTAPRLRGPRIKKGLPRPVTPDEAAGLAEMVEATASESWTGRRDAAVLLLMYGAGLRIAEALSLKADDLPLGETLVVTGKGNKQRVVPMLPIVREAVAAYAKVCPYSLESGTALFRGAKGGPLGQGMVQKAMARARKALGLPSTATPHALRHSFATHLLGSGADLRSLQELLGHASLGSTQIYTKVDAAKMLEAYRSAHPREND; translated from the coding sequence ATGAGCCGCGCCGACCTCCTCGAGGAATGGCATGGCCACCTCGCCACCGGACGCCGCCGCAGCCCGCACACGGTGCGCGCCTATGTCGCGACGGCGGCGCGCTTGCTCGACGGTCTCGACCTGGCTGATTGGCCTGCCGTCGCCGCCGTCACCATGCGCGACCTGCGAGGGCATCTCGCCTCGCGCCGGGCGGAGGGGATCGGCAATGCCTCGGCGGCACGGGAACTGTCCGCGCTCAAGGGGTTCATCGCCTTTGCCCGCGAACAGGTGGGGGCCGAGCCAGGCACGGCCCCGCGCCTGCGCGGTCCGCGCATCAAGAAGGGCCTACCCCGCCCGGTCACGCCGGACGAGGCTGCCGGCCTTGCCGAGATGGTCGAAGCCACGGCCAGTGAAAGCTGGACCGGCCGGCGCGACGCCGCCGTGCTGCTGCTGATGTACGGCGCCGGCCTGCGCATTGCCGAGGCACTGTCGCTGAAGGCCGATGACCTGCCACTGGGTGAGACACTTGTCGTCACCGGCAAGGGCAACAAGCAACGCGTCGTCCCCATGCTGCCGATCGTCCGCGAGGCGGTGGCGGCCTATGCCAAGGTCTGCCCATACTCGTTGGAAAGCGGGACAGCGCTGTTTCGCGGGGCCAAGGGTGGACCACTGGGACAGGGCATGGTGCAGAAGGCGATGGCGCGGGCGCGCAAGGCGCTCGGCCTGCCCTCCACCGCCACGCCGCATGCCCTGCGCCACTCTTTCGCCACGCACCTGCTCGGTTCGGGCGCGGACCTGCGTAGCCTGCAGGAACTGCTCGGCCATGCCAGCCTCGGGTCGACGCAGATCTATACCAAGGTGGATGCGGCGAAGATGCTGGAAGCCTATCGCTCCGCCCATCCGCGCGAGAACGACTAG
- a CDS encoding DedA family protein, which yields MDTLIIDLIGRGGYLGIFLLMVLENVIPPVPSEVIMGVGGLLVQRGEMQFWPLLLIGTAGTVAGNYCWYWLGDSVGYQRLEPFVDRWGRWLTVDWDHIAKAQIFFVRHGHWVVFFLRFSPFLRTIISLPAGLAHMPKLKFLAFTFAGSLVWNALLIKGGEWLGHWLEDSQNVLGWIILGMIGVTVVAYVWRLLTWVPRPKRQRQD from the coding sequence ATGGACACCCTCATCATCGACCTGATCGGACGGGGCGGATACCTCGGCATCTTCCTGCTGATGGTGCTGGAAAACGTCATCCCGCCAGTGCCCAGCGAGGTCATCATGGGCGTGGGCGGACTGCTGGTGCAGCGCGGCGAGATGCAGTTCTGGCCGCTGCTGCTGATCGGCACGGCTGGCACCGTTGCCGGCAACTACTGCTGGTACTGGCTGGGCGACAGCGTCGGCTATCAGCGGCTGGAGCCCTTCGTCGATCGCTGGGGCCGCTGGCTGACCGTGGACTGGGACCACATCGCCAAGGCGCAGATATTCTTCGTCCGGCACGGTCACTGGGTCGTGTTCTTCCTGCGCTTCTCGCCCTTCCTGAGGACGATCATCTCGTTGCCTGCGGGGCTGGCGCATATGCCCAAGCTGAAGTTCCTCGCCTTCACCTTTGCCGGCTCGCTGGTGTGGAACGCGCTGCTGATCAAGGGCGGCGAGTGGCTGGGTCACTGGCTGGAGGATTCGCAGAACGTCCTCGGCTGGATCATCCTCGGCATGATCGGCGTGACCGTGGTCGCCTATGTCTGGCGGCTGCTGACCTGGGTGCCGCGGCCAAAGCGGCAGCGGCAGGACTAG
- the gshB gene encoding glutathione synthase, which yields MSLRVAVQMDPMESINIAGDSSFALMLEAQARGHKVWHYDVSTLAYRDGRITAWAKPVTVQRVEGDHFTAGELQRIDLATDIDVVLMRQDPPFHLGYISSALLLDRLKGTTLVSNDPREVVNAPEKMYVLEYAQFMPPTLITRTLEDVTEFQRDHGAVVVKPLHGNAGKAIFKIDADGTNTSALLEVFNQTWPEPHMVQPFLPSVAKGDKRIVLVDGEVAGAINRRPGEGEFRSNLARGGSSEASQLTPREEEICAAMGPDLKRRGLTFVGIDVIGGEWLTEINVTSPTGIVAIDKYNGTNTPGMIWDAMERRHAAM from the coding sequence ATGAGCCTGCGTGTCGCTGTCCAGATGGACCCAATGGAAAGCATCAACATCGCTGGCGATTCCAGCTTCGCCCTGATGCTGGAAGCGCAGGCGCGCGGCCACAAGGTCTGGCATTACGACGTCAGCACGCTGGCCTATCGTGACGGCCGGATCACCGCCTGGGCCAAGCCGGTGACGGTGCAGCGGGTGGAGGGCGATCACTTCACCGCCGGCGAATTGCAGCGGATCGACCTCGCCACCGATATCGACGTGGTGCTGATGCGGCAGGACCCGCCCTTTCACCTCGGCTACATCAGCTCCGCGCTGCTGCTAGACCGGCTGAAAGGCACCACGTTGGTCAGCAACGATCCGCGCGAAGTCGTGAACGCGCCGGAGAAGATGTACGTCCTCGAATATGCGCAGTTCATGCCGCCAACGCTGATCACGCGCACGCTCGAAGATGTGACGGAATTCCAGCGCGACCACGGCGCCGTCGTGGTCAAGCCTCTCCACGGGAATGCCGGCAAGGCGATCTTCAAGATCGATGCCGATGGCACCAACACCAGCGCCCTGCTGGAAGTGTTCAACCAGACCTGGCCGGAACCGCACATGGTGCAGCCCTTCCTTCCCAGCGTGGCCAAGGGCGACAAGCGGATCGTCCTGGTGGATGGCGAAGTCGCGGGCGCGATCAACCGCCGGCCGGGGGAGGGCGAATTCCGCTCCAACCTGGCGCGAGGGGGCTCTTCCGAAGCCAGCCAGCTGACGCCGCGCGAGGAGGAAATCTGCGCTGCCATGGGGCCGGACCTGAAGCGCCGCGGCCTCACCTTCGTCGGCATCGACGTGATCGGCGGCGAATGGCTGACCGAGATCAACGTGACCTCGCCCACCGGCATCGTCGCCATCGACAAGTACAACGGCACCAACACGCCCGGCATGATTTGGGACGCGATGGAACGCCGCCACGCGGCGATGTAA
- a CDS encoding YraN family protein — protein MKRQLAEASGRKAEDEAAAWLEAQGWEIAARRRKTKVGEIDLIARQEGLVAFIEVKWRKRVADLDLAIDEYRLRRVAAAAESVAHEYATGGEDLRVDVILLAPGAEPRHIVNAWQP, from the coding sequence GTGAAGCGCCAGCTTGCCGAAGCCAGCGGCCGCAAGGCCGAGGACGAGGCTGCCGCATGGCTGGAAGCGCAAGGCTGGGAAATCGCCGCCCGCCGCCGCAAGACCAAGGTCGGCGAGATCGACCTGATCGCACGGCAAGAGGGGCTGGTTGCCTTCATCGAAGTCAAGTGGCGCAAACGCGTGGCAGACCTCGATCTCGCCATTGACGAGTACCGCCTGCGCCGTGTCGCCGCCGCCGCCGAAAGCGTGGCGCATGAATATGCTACAGGCGGGGAAGACCTGCGCGTCGACGTCATCCTGCTTGCGCCGGGGGCCGAGCCACGCCACATCGTCAACGCCTGGCAACCCTAG
- the rsmI gene encoding 16S rRNA (cytidine(1402)-2'-O)-methyltransferase yields the protein MSEQDGPLSPGLYIVATPIGNLGDITMRAADVLARCDGIACEDTRVTQKLIRHLGISKPLWRYDDHSALNDRQRLVESMQTRAVALVSDAGMPLVSDPGFRLVHDAREAGVPVTVLPGANAPLAALALSGLPNDRFLFAGFLPPKDKARRDVLEELAPVRTTLIFFETAPRLTKSLAAIAEVLPGREVAVARELTKLYEECRSGSAKDVLAHYEAHPPKGEIVLLVGPPVEVEASAEDADAMLREALKTEKASKAAAQVAKATGLDRKLLYARAMELKGQ from the coding sequence GTGAGCGAGCAAGACGGACCCCTTTCTCCCGGCCTCTATATAGTCGCGACCCCGATTGGCAATCTCGGCGACATCACCATGCGCGCAGCCGACGTGCTGGCACGGTGCGACGGGATCGCCTGCGAGGATACGCGGGTCACGCAGAAGCTGATCCGCCACCTCGGGATTTCGAAGCCCTTGTGGCGCTATGATGACCACTCCGCCCTGAACGACCGGCAACGGCTGGTGGAATCGATGCAGACGCGCGCCGTGGCGCTGGTAAGCGATGCGGGAATGCCGCTGGTCTCCGACCCCGGCTTCCGCCTGGTGCACGATGCGCGGGAGGCAGGGGTACCCGTCACCGTGCTGCCGGGCGCCAATGCCCCGCTAGCGGCGCTGGCGCTGTCCGGCCTGCCCAACGACCGTTTCCTGTTCGCCGGCTTCCTGCCGCCCAAGGACAAGGCCCGGCGCGACGTGCTGGAGGAACTTGCCCCGGTCCGCACGACGCTGATCTTCTTCGAGACCGCGCCGCGCCTGACCAAGAGTCTTGCCGCCATCGCCGAGGTACTGCCGGGCCGCGAGGTGGCGGTCGCGCGCGAACTGACCAAGCTGTACGAGGAATGCCGCAGCGGCTCCGCCAAGGACGTGCTGGCGCATTACGAGGCGCATCCTCCCAAGGGGGAGATCGTGCTGCTGGTCGGCCCTCCCGTGGAGGTCGAAGCCAGCGCCGAGGATGCCGACGCCATGCTGCGCGAAGCGCTGAAGACCGAAAAGGCCTCCAAGGCCGCTGCGCAAGTCGCCAAGGCCACCGGGCTCGATCGCAAGCTGCTCTACGCCCGCGCCATGGAGTTGAAGGGCCAGTGA